The following are encoded together in the Parambassis ranga chromosome 20, fParRan2.1, whole genome shotgun sequence genome:
- the LOC114453023 gene encoding enkurin-like isoform X2: MRLRHTCAVSTEHLTYKSKYMSKHRPAVLLESKSNKDARRTMGPAKIMVSPPDNYLKKHSTEARVSKNTPPSKHVRTVRKPPVPLRTEVPLMGIPTKKACLNTTVMVPKKPHPTIVDSNKGSKQLLENSGLVPKYSRKKDYGQVPEYLLQRNEEERIAQERHEDFLKEQREQASMKNLSEEERQAVLETLKKNWDKVHHEYQCLPLIIETLSRKTHKLRLEEAMTQLERDINLFERFKTIYIPSN; the protein is encoded by the exons ATGAGGCTGCGACATACGTGTGCAGTTAGCACAGAACACTTAACCTACAAGTCAAA GTATATGTCAAAGCACAGGCCAGCTGTGCTTCTTGAGAGCAAGTCAAATAAGGATGCAAGGAGAACTATGGGACCGGCAAAAATAATGGTGTCGCCTCCTGATAACTACCTCAAGAAGCACTCAACAGAGGCGAGAGTGTCTAAAA ACACACCTCCCTCAAAGCACGTCCGCACTGTGAGAAAGCCACCAGTTCCTTTGAGGACTGAGGTCCCACTCATGGGAATCCCCACCAAGAAGGCCTGTTTAAACACAACTGTAATGGTGCCGAAGAAACCGCATCCTACAATTGTAGACAGCAACAAAGGATCCAAGCAGCTCCTTGAAAACTCAGGACTTGTCCCAAAATACAGCCGTAAAAAG GACTATGGTCAGGTGCCTGAGTACCTGCTGCAGCGCAATGAAGAAGAGCGAATTGCTCAGGagaggcacgaggactttctgaaggagcagagggagcaggcatccatgaagaacctgtcagaggaggagcgtcaagctgtcctggag aCCCTGAAGAAAAACTGGGATAAGGTGCACCATGAGTACCAATGCCTGCCTCTCATCATTGAAACCCTGTCGAGGAAAACCCATAAGCTCCGACTGGAGGAGGCCATGACGCAGCTGGAGAGGGACATCAACCTCTTCGAGAGGTTCAAAACCATCTACATACCCAGCAATTAA
- the LOC114453025 gene encoding enkurin-like codes for MPEGVKPPESIYNCIPEKERKIEKPPLYMSKHRPAVLLESKSNKDARRTMGPAKIMVSPPDNYLKKCSTEARVCKNTPPSKHVRTVRKPPVPLRTEVPLMGIPTKKACLNTTVMVPKKPHPTIVDSNKGSKQLLENSGLVPKYSRKKDYGQVPEYLLQRNEEERIAQERHEDFLKEQREQASMKNLSEEERQAVLETLKKNWDKVHHEYQCLPLIIETLSRKTHKLRLEEAMTQLERDINLFERFKTIYIPSN; via the exons ATGCCTGAAGGTGTGAAGCCGCCAGAAAGCATCTACAATTGCAttccagagaaagagcggaAGATTGAAAAACCCCCGCT GTATATGTCAAAGCACAGGCCAGCTGTGCTTCTTGAGAGCAAGTCAAATAAGGATGCGAGGAGAACTATGGGACCGGCAAAAATAATGGTGTCGCCTCCTGATAACTACCTCAAGAAGTGCTCAACAGAGGCGAGAGTGTGTAAAA ACACACCTCCCTCAAAGCACGTCCGCACTGTGAGAAAGCCACCAGTTCCTTTGAGGACTGAGGTCCCACTCATGGGAATCCCCACCAAGAAGGCCTGTTTAAACACAACTGTAATGGTGCCGAAGAAACCGCATCCTACAATTGTAGACAGCAACAAAGGATCCAAGCAGCTCCTTGAAAACTCAGGACTTGTCCCAAAATACAGCCGTAAAAAG GACTATGGTCAGGTGCCTGAGTACCTGCTGCAGCGCAATGAAGAAGAGCGAATTGCTCAGGagaggcacgaggactttctgaaggagcagagggagcaggcatccatgaagaacctgtcagaggaggagcgtcaagctgtcctggag aCCCTGAAGAAAAACTGGGATAAGGTGCACCATGAGTACCAATGCCTGCCTCTCATCATTGAAACCCTGTCGAGGAAAACCCATAAGCTCCGACTGGAGGAGGCCATGACGCAGCTGGAGAGGGACATCAACCTCTTCGAGAGGTTCAAAACCATCTACATACCCAGCAATTAA
- the LOC114453024 gene encoding enkurin-like, with protein MPEGVKPPESIYNCIPEKERKIEKPPLYMSKHRPAVLLESKSNKDARRTMGPAKIMVSPPDNYLKKRSTEARVCKNTPPSKHVRTVRKPPVPLRTEVPLMGIPTKKACLNTTVMVPKKPHPTIVDSNKGSKQLLENSGLVPKYSRKKDYGQVPEYLLQRNEEERIAQERHEDFLKEQREQASMKNLSEEERQAVLETLKKNWDKVHHEYQCLPLIIETLSRKTHKLRLEEAMTQLERDINLFERFKTIYIPSN; from the exons ATGCCTGAAGGTGTGAAGCCGCCAGAAAGCATCTACAATTGCAttccagagaaagagcggaAGATTGAAAAACCCCCGCT GTATATGTCAAAGCACAGGCCAGCTGTGCTTCTTGAGAGCAAGTCAAATAAGGATGCGAGGAGAACTATGGGACCGGCAAAAATAATGGTGTCGCCTCCTGATAACTACCTCAAGAAGCGCTCAACAGAGGCGAGAGTGTGTAAAA ACACACCTCCCTCAAAGCACGTCCGCACTGTGAGAAAGCCACCAGTTCCTTTGAGGACTGAGGTCCCACTCATGGGAATCCCCACCAAGAAGGCCTGTTTAAACACAACTGTAATGGTGCCGAAGAAACCGCATCCTACAATTGTAGACAGCAACAAAGGATCCAAGCAGCTCCTTGAAAACTCAGGACTTGTCCCAAAATACAGCCGTAAAAAG GACTATGGTCAGGTGCCTGAGTACCTGCTGCAGCGCAATGAAGAAGAGCGAATTGCTCAGGagaggcacgaggactttctgaaggagcagagggagcaggcatccatgaagaacctgtcagaggaggagcgtcaagctgtcctggag aCCCTGAAGAAAAACTGGGATAAGGTGCACCATGAGTACCAATGCCTGCCTCTCATCATTGAAACCCTGTCGAGGAAAACCCATAAGCTCCGACTGGAGGAGGCCATGACGCAGCTGGAGAGGGACATCAACCTCTTCGAGAGGTTCAAAACCATCTACATACCCAGCAATTAA
- the LOC114453023 gene encoding enkurin-like isoform X1, with product MPEGVKPPESIYNCIPEKERKIEKPPLYMSKHRPAVLLESKSNKDARRTMGPAKIMVSPPDNYLKKHSTEARVSKNTPPSKHVRTVRKPPVPLRTEVPLMGIPTKKACLNTTVMVPKKPHPTIVDSNKGSKQLLENSGLVPKYSRKKDYGQVPEYLLQRNEEERIAQERHEDFLKEQREQASMKNLSEEERQAVLETLKKNWDKVHHEYQCLPLIIETLSRKTHKLRLEEAMTQLERDINLFERFKTIYIPSN from the exons ATGCCTGAAGGTGTGAAGCCGCCAGAAAGCATCTACAATTGCAttccagagaaagagcggaAGATTGAAAAACCCCCGCT GTATATGTCAAAGCACAGGCCAGCTGTGCTTCTTGAGAGCAAGTCAAATAAGGATGCAAGGAGAACTATGGGACCGGCAAAAATAATGGTGTCGCCTCCTGATAACTACCTCAAGAAGCACTCAACAGAGGCGAGAGTGTCTAAAA ACACACCTCCCTCAAAGCACGTCCGCACTGTGAGAAAGCCACCAGTTCCTTTGAGGACTGAGGTCCCACTCATGGGAATCCCCACCAAGAAGGCCTGTTTAAACACAACTGTAATGGTGCCGAAGAAACCGCATCCTACAATTGTAGACAGCAACAAAGGATCCAAGCAGCTCCTTGAAAACTCAGGACTTGTCCCAAAATACAGCCGTAAAAAG GACTATGGTCAGGTGCCTGAGTACCTGCTGCAGCGCAATGAAGAAGAGCGAATTGCTCAGGagaggcacgaggactttctgaaggagcagagggagcaggcatccatgaagaacctgtcagaggaggagcgtcaagctgtcctggag aCCCTGAAGAAAAACTGGGATAAGGTGCACCATGAGTACCAATGCCTGCCTCTCATCATTGAAACCCTGTCGAGGAAAACCCATAAGCTCCGACTGGAGGAGGCCATGACGCAGCTGGAGAGGGACATCAACCTCTTCGAGAGGTTCAAAACCATCTACATACCCAGCAATTAA
- the LOC114453021 gene encoding enkurin-like has product MPEGVKPPESIYNCIPEEERKIEKPPLYMSKHRPAVLLESKSNKDARRTMGPAKIMVSPPDNYLKKHSTEARVSKNTPPSKHVRTVRKPPVPLRTEVPLMGIPTKKACLNTTVMVPKKPHPTIVDSNKGSKQLLENSGLVPKYSRKKDYGQVPEYLLQRNEEERIAQERHEDFLKEQREQASMKNLSEEERQAVLETLKKNWDKVHHEYQCLPLIIETLSRKTHKLRLEEAMTQLERDINLFERFKTIYIPSN; this is encoded by the exons ATGCCTGAAGGTGTGAAGCCGCCAGAAAGCATCTACAATTGCATTCCAGAGGAAGAGCGGAAGATTGAAAAACCCCCGCT GTATATGTCAAAGCACAGGCCAGCTGTGCTTCTTGAGAGCAAGTCAAATAAGGATGCGAGGAGAACTATGGGACCGGCAAAAATAATGGTGTCGCCTCCTGATAACTACCTCAAGAAGCACTCAACAGAGGCGAGAGTGTCTAAAA ACACACCTCCCTCAAAGCACGTCCGCACTGTGAGAAAGCCACCAGTTCCTTTGAGGACTGAGGTCCCACTCATGGGAATCCCCACCAAGAAGGCCTGTTTAAACACAACTGTAATGGTGCCGAAGAAACCGCATCCTACAATTGTAGACAGCAACAAAGGATCCAAGCAGCTCCTTGAAAACTCAGGACTTGTCCCAAAATACAGCCGTAAAAAG GACTATGGTCAGGTGCCTGAGTACCTGCTGCAGCGCAATGAAGAAGAGCGAATTGCTCAGGagaggcacgaggactttctgaaggagcagagggagcaggcatccatgaagaacctgtcagaggaggagcgtcaagctgtcctggag aCCCTGAAGAAAAACTGGGATAAGGTGCACCATGAGTACCAATGCCTGCCTCTCATCATTGAAACCCTGTCGAGGAAAACCCATAAGCTCCGACTGGAGGAGGCCATGACGCAGCTGGAGAGGGACATCAACCTCTTCGAGAGGTTCAAAACCATCTACATACCCAGCAATTAA
- the LOC114453020 gene encoding threonine synthase-like 1 — MGLLRAHQLSLRTARFCLSSVSTPKSWLSTKPAFQGDKNILLMGPPGAGKTTVGKIVAHKLGLPFIDVDDDVLEPTWKMPVSAKLAAVGGQRFLEEEGDALCNFSASGCVVSLTGSNPLHAEAMQHIRQNGLVVYLDVDSEDIIQRLTRMKVNRIVGQEAGVPMKDILLYRTQFYEKWLDVRVLCGTGDTVEEVAEKVLKAVRRYQNHDEDTYVSTRCDSAGLSNQKTHFSDVVVEGLAADGGLYVPINGLPKMDAREWMRLAGMSYPERALVLLEKCIHPLDVSALDLRTMIFNAYGSNFLTEAVAPVKHLVNNQYVLELFHGPTASFKDLALQLMPQLFTHCLPPMCNYLILVATSGDTGSAVLSGFSRLSGADGTRTGVLVFFPEGGVSEIQKLQMTSYKEGNARAVGVLSDFDFCQRTIKRMFGESGLTGHLAVEFGTVLSTANSINWARLLPQVVYHSSAYLDLCRDGIIKFGEPIDICIPTGNFGNAMSAVYAKQMGIPIRKVICASNHNRVITDFITTGEYDLRGRPLMLSSSPAIDILKSSNLERFIYHVSGGCGRLVKDLFTRLDRQQHFQVPEPLLGRMQQEVLASWCSEEDCLAAIQSTHTQTGYVMDTHTAVAKVVSDRLQDGSCPVVLCSTAHYGKFAPAVFKALQIQNIPEDPVEQLKTLELSASTPTMHREMMQCLKEGGRTKHTVCQADYSVMVEEVESMIQDCFLKVI; from the exons ATGGGTTTACTGAGAGCACACCAGCTTTCTTTAAGAACTGCCAGATTCTGCCTGAGCTCCGTATCAACACCAAAATCATGGCTGTCCACCAAACCCGCCTTCCAGGGGGACAAGAATATCCTCCTCATGGGTCCTCCTGGAGCAGGGAAAACCACCGTAGGAAAGATTGTGGCCCACAAACTGGGGCTGCCTTTCATAGATGTGGATGATGACGTTCTGGAACCGACATGGAAGATGCCTGTGTCtgccaaactggcagcagttggTGGACAGCGTTtcttggaggaggaaggtgacgcTTTGTGTAACTTCTCTGCCTCTGGGTGTGTTGTGTCCCTGACAGGCTCAAACCCTCTTCATGCTGAGGCGATGCAGCACATCAGACAGAATGGGCTGGTTGTCTACTTGGATGTAGACAGTGAGGACATCATACAGAGGCTCACAAGGATGAAGGTGAACAGGATAGTGGGTCAGGAGGCAGGGGTACCCATGAAGGATATTCTGCTGTACAGGACACAGTTTTATGAGAAATGGCTGGATGTGCGGGTGCTGTGTGGAACAGGAGACacggtggaggaggtggcggaGAAGGTGCTGAAGGCTGTACGGAGATATCAGAACCACGATGAAGATACTTATGTATCAACAAGGTGTGACAGTGCAGGTTTGTCCAATCAGAAAACACACTTCAGTGACGTGGTTGTTGAAGGTCTGGCAGCAGACGGAGGCCTCTATGTTCCCATAAATGGCCTCCCAAAGATGGATGCACGTGAGTGGATGAGATTAGCTGGCATGTCGTACCCTGAACGAGCTTTAGTTTTACTCGAAAAGTGCATCCACCCACTGGACGTGTCTGCTCTGGATCTTAGAACAATGATATTCAATGCATATGGATCAAACTTTTTAACAGAAGCAGTCGCGCCTGTGAAACACCTCGTCAACAATCAGTACGTTCTGGAGCTTTTTCATGGCCCCACCGCCTCATTCAAAGACCTGGCTTTACAGTTGATGCCTCAGCTCTTCACACACTGCCTCCCACCTATGTGCAACTACCTCATCCTGGTAGCCACGTCTGGAGACACCGGCAGCGCAGTGCTCAGTGGGTTCAGCAGACTGAGCGGTGCCGACGGAACTCGGACCGGCGTGCTGGTGTTTTTCCCAGAGGGAGGAGTGAGTGAGATTCAGAAGCTGCAGATGACGAGCTACAAGGAGGGAAATGCCAGAGCTGTCGGCGTCCTGTCGGACTTTGACTTCTGTCAGAGAACCATTAAGAGGATGTTTGGTGAGTCAGGACTGACGGGGCATCTCGCTGTGGAGTTCGGGACAGTCCTGAGCACCGCCAACTCCATCAACTGGGCACGCCTGCTGCCACAG gTGGTCTATCATTCCTCTGCCTATCTGGATCTGTGCAGAGATGGTATTATCAAGTTCGGAGAGCCCATCGATATCTGCATCCCCACTGGCAACTTTGGCAATGCCATGTCGGCTGTGTACGCCAAGCAAATGGGCATTCCGATAAGAAAAGTCATCTGCGCATCCAACCACAACcgtgtcatcacagactttatCACCACCGGCGAGTATGATCTGCGTGGACGGCCTCTCATGCTGTCCAGCTCACCCGCTATAGATATCCTGAAATCCTCCAACCTGGAGAGGTTTATCTACCACGTCTCAGGCGGTTGCGGTCGCCTCGTCAAGGACCTGTTCACACGTttagacagacagcagcactttCAGGTTCCTGAGCCTCTCCTTGGCAGGATGCAGCAGGAAGTGCTGGCTAGCTGGTGCTCAGAGGAAGACTGCTTGGCCGCCATCCAGAGCACTCACACTCAGACGGGATAcgtcatggacacacacaccgccGTGGCAAAAGTCGTGTCTGATAGGCTGCAGGACGGCTCCTGCCCTGTGGTGCTTTGTTCTACTGCTCACTATGGAAAATTTGCTCCCGCTGTGTTCAAAGCTTTACAAATCCAAAATATTCCAGAGGATCctgtggagcagctgaagaCACTGGAGCTCAGTGCATCCACACCGACAATGCACAGAGAGATGATGCAGTGCCTGAAGGAGGGCGGCAGGACGAAACACACTGTTTGTCAGGCTGATTACAGCGTGATGGTAGAAGAAGTGGAGAGCATGATACAGGACTGTTTCCTGAAAGTTATTTAG